In Deltaproteobacteria bacterium, the genomic window CTGGACGTTGAGGCCGGAGATGGGCACCGAGCCCAATGTATACTTTATTGAGCTTTAGTTAAAATCGGCAGGGGTTTTAATAACCCCTGCCAGTATATCAATTAGGTTACTCGCCAGTTATTTGAATATACATTCATTTTCTTTTTTCTGGCGAATCCTACAATGGTTATGTTCAGTTTTTTGGCTAACTCAATTGCCAAATCTGTAGGTGCAGATACGGAAGAAATTAACGGTATATTTCTCAGTGCTATTTTCTTTAGCATTGATGATAATATTCTTGCACTGGTGATTATTGCACAGTCATCGGCTGGAATATGTTTGATAAGACATTCTCCGAGTATTCTGTCTATTGTATTGTGTCTCCCTATATCTTCCGCAAACAATATGATTTTTTCCTTTGAACAGAGGGTAGAGCTATGGACGCCACCTGTTTTTTTATAGATTAATGAGTAATTATCAAACTCTTGCATAAGGTTAAAAAGCTCTTCGCTTTTTATAGTAAATGTTGACTTTACTTTTTTAATTACAGGTGTGCTTTTTTCTTCTGATTTTACCCAAACTATGCCTCTATTCTCGTCTTGTATATTGAATTTTAAATCTTTTTTTTCTCTAATCAAGCCTTCAGACAGGAGAAAGCCTGT contains:
- a CDS encoding formate dehydrogenase accessory sulfurtransferase FdhD; its protein translation is MKTTRIPIVQISDKKRENIEDTIVREFHLKIFLNEKELTTLVCSPSNLNYLVTGFLLSEGLIREKKDLKFNIQDENRGIVWVKSEEKSTPVIKKVKSTFTIKSEELFNLMQEFDNYSLIYKKTGGVHSSTLCSKEKIILFAEDIGRHNTIDRILGECLIKHIPADDCAIITSARILSSMLKKIALRNIPLISSVSAPTDLAIELAKKLNITIVGFARKKKMNVYSNNWRVT